In Porphyromonas cangingivalis, a genomic segment contains:
- a CDS encoding DUF2149 domain-containing protein yields the protein MLDSDSDEDLLSVIVNMFDVAMVFAVSLMVAMVMHMNMTEIFGKEDFTIVKNPGKDNMEIITKEGKQIKKFTPKEEQNNSSKSKGKRVGVAYELENGEIIYVPE from the coding sequence ATGCTCGATAGCGACAGTGACGAGGATCTGCTGAGCGTGATCGTCAATATGTTCGACGTCGCCATGGTCTTTGCCGTATCGCTCATGGTGGCGATGGTGATGCACATGAACATGACAGAGATCTTTGGCAAAGAGGACTTCACGATCGTGAAAAACCCCGGTAAAGACAACATGGAGATCATCACCAAAGAGGGCAAGCAGATCAAGAAGTTTACCCCCAAAGAAGAGCAAAACAACTCCTCCAAGAGCAAAGGCAAGCGTGTAGGTGTGGCGTACGAACTCGAAAACGGTGAGATCATCTATGTCCCCGAATAA
- a CDS encoding MotA/TolQ/ExbB proton channel family protein encodes MELISKILFGIANSLLIPDIILLIILFVRAIMLAGSFYGQFITNRKNMAKLQPMIDKLKDHDTQALVDLLPKRNNAPVIPYMRDILEHGADEDFAEYTIANFEILVTKDLTVSRLLAKMGPVLGLVGTLIAMSPALVGLSTGDIGGMAYNMQVVFATTVVGLVISAVGLITLQYKQRWYAKDVNNLLYISRVLQQRKSK; translated from the coding sequence ATGGAACTCATCTCCAAAATTCTCTTTGGCATCGCCAACAGCCTCCTCATCCCGGACATCATCCTGCTCATCATCCTCTTCGTGAGAGCCATCATGCTGGCAGGATCATTCTACGGACAGTTCATCACCAATCGCAAGAACATGGCGAAGCTCCAGCCCATGATCGACAAACTCAAAGACCATGACACCCAAGCCCTCGTCGACCTCCTCCCCAAGCGTAACAACGCACCTGTGATCCCTTACATGAGAGACATCCTTGAGCATGGGGCGGACGAGGACTTCGCAGAGTACACGATCGCCAACTTCGAGATCCTCGTGACCAAGGATCTCACGGTGAGTCGTCTCCTCGCAAAGATGGGACCTGTCCTCGGTCTGGTCGGTACCCTCATCGCTATGAGCCCTGCCCTCGTGGGGCTTTCGACAGGAGATATCGGTGGTATGGCTTACAACATGCAGGTCGTGTTTGCGACAACCGTCGTAGGTCTCGTCATCAGTGCCGTAGGACTCATCACACTCCAATACAAACAGAGATGGTATGCCAAGGATGTGAATAACCTCCTCTACATCTCTCGTGTCCTACAACAACGCAAATCCAAATAA
- a CDS encoding cobaltochelatase subunit CobN translates to MNRRKLLFMALGTLIVVGALVLLWNTFAGKTKVALVNFPAFQSSAIVKSNQNKHVEYDVIGANDFRGNKTYDFVLVSGMGLKIDEDHRAAIQKYADKGHPIKIIRVTNPANNISNLDSITESSVMDYLNNGNRKNYLSMANYIRKYIDKKKFFAPEPGEVIPSESEVFYHLDEEVAIKDKDEFDTYLKKIGHYHEGAPRIAVTGAINDPYSGNKANLDSMIVSLNRKGFNVYPILSGQGRLAFLDAVQPQAIIYFPHGRMSGGTGDQVVEALKRYNAPLFIPLTVMTSKEKWDKDPMGMYGGFMSQSLVMPELDGAIYPYVVNTQEENAEGIVETVADPSRLHKFVEILSNTVALQSKPNKDKKVAIYYFKGPGQNGMAAQGLEVVPSLYNTLKRLKDEGYTINLPASPEALSDLIMKHGPVLNDFTEGSIEEFMRKASPLQIDAEEYDGWLKRGLTAEKYAELTELFGPAPGNYMSGVKDGRPYIAIAAVDLGNVVLLPQPMAGIGGDSFAIVHGAKSAPPHPYVAAYLWAKEAFHADAMVHFGTHGSLEFTPQKQVALGDSDWPDALVGTTPHFYYYTIANVGESMMAKRRSYATTISYLNPPFEESRMRASFDKLRRDMISYEKADRDDIKLKFALDVKREAVRMGIHRELRLDSVLTKPYTDEEMLKLDNFAEEIANEKISTILYVTGIPYTADKINSSVLAMSSDPIGYSKAALDRMTGKLTEDNFRKQAYMTEHYLAPAKRLVSEVLNGKKIDSAFVCSYAGITMEQFREAVEITTPKLTGMAAMMEAMQGRMNMELAKDGSATMGKGKKKGGHPSWIPKFGKKPDHVGKEKENKGGHPANMPKDGNKAMAGGHPGGMPTDSAKAMGMGGHPGAPKNDITPEKKAKADAIVELARTLFNINRYQVGLQQSPYLELSGLIRGLDGGYIEPTSGGDAVANPSTVPTGRNLYSINAEVTPTELAWEKGKKLVESTLETYVKKHGDYPKKVSYTFWSSEFIETGGATIAQVLYMLGVEPVRDVMGRVSDVRLIPSEELGRPRIDVLVQTSGQFRDLAASRLNLISKAVSLAAAAGAEEKHTNFVHDGNVNIEKRLVEEGMSPKDAREWASVRVFGGVNGMYGTGIQEMMKAGDKWDDRADIAEVYLNNMGAAYASTDNWGAFAKGLFRAAVENTDVIIQPRQSNNWGALSLDHVFEFMGGLNLTIAQVTGKEPEALFADYRNRNNVKMQDLKEAIGIESRSTILNPYFVKEATKGGNSKAGGIAEIIENTYGWEVSKPEVIDDELWDNIHDMWIEDTQNLGTKEFFEKMNPAALEQITSVMLETVRKGMWNASPERVQKLVEVHNKVVQEHGSSGASFATSNEKLRDFITQKLDPQQAQKYTQQMDASLKRSDVKSDDKSIVLKEDKSASQQSQQMLKTEDDTSKAWYIGIGVVILVLLVLGILGLRKRNKRLDD, encoded by the coding sequence ATGAATAGACGTAAGCTACTGTTCATGGCATTAGGCACCCTCATTGTTGTGGGTGCCCTCGTGCTATTATGGAACACCTTCGCAGGGAAGACCAAAGTCGCCCTTGTGAACTTCCCTGCATTTCAAAGTTCGGCGATCGTAAAGTCGAACCAAAACAAACACGTCGAGTATGATGTCATCGGGGCGAATGACTTCCGTGGCAACAAAACCTACGACTTCGTACTCGTCTCGGGCATGGGACTCAAGATCGATGAGGATCACAGGGCTGCCATACAGAAGTATGCAGACAAAGGACATCCCATCAAGATCATCCGTGTCACCAACCCAGCCAACAACATCTCGAACCTCGACTCTATCACCGAGTCTTCGGTCATGGACTATCTCAACAATGGCAACAGGAAGAACTACCTCTCTATGGCGAACTATATTCGTAAGTATATAGACAAGAAGAAGTTCTTTGCACCCGAGCCCGGCGAAGTCATACCGTCCGAGTCGGAGGTCTTCTACCACCTCGACGAAGAGGTGGCGATCAAGGATAAGGATGAGTTCGACACTTATCTCAAGAAGATCGGGCATTATCACGAAGGTGCGCCTCGCATCGCTGTCACCGGAGCCATCAATGACCCATACAGTGGCAACAAGGCTAACCTCGACAGCATGATCGTCTCGCTCAACCGCAAGGGCTTCAATGTCTACCCCATCCTATCGGGACAAGGACGCTTGGCCTTCTTGGACGCTGTCCAACCACAAGCGATCATCTACTTCCCTCACGGACGTATGTCGGGTGGCACGGGCGATCAGGTCGTGGAAGCACTCAAGCGTTACAATGCCCCACTCTTCATCCCCCTCACTGTGATGACATCGAAAGAAAAGTGGGACAAGGATCCTATGGGTATGTACGGAGGATTTATGTCTCAGAGCCTTGTGATGCCTGAACTCGATGGTGCAATCTATCCGTATGTCGTCAACACTCAGGAAGAAAATGCCGAAGGTATCGTGGAGACCGTGGCCGACCCATCTCGCCTGCACAAGTTTGTCGAGATACTCTCGAATACCGTCGCCCTTCAAAGCAAGCCCAACAAGGACAAGAAGGTGGCGATCTACTACTTCAAGGGTCCCGGACAAAACGGCATGGCAGCCCAAGGTTTGGAAGTCGTGCCATCACTATACAACACTCTGAAGAGACTCAAGGACGAAGGATATACCATCAATCTTCCTGCATCTCCCGAAGCACTCTCGGATCTCATCATGAAGCACGGACCCGTATTGAATGACTTCACCGAAGGATCCATCGAAGAGTTCATGAGGAAAGCCTCACCCCTCCAAATCGATGCCGAGGAATACGATGGCTGGCTCAAGAGAGGCCTTACGGCAGAAAAGTATGCCGAGCTAACCGAGCTCTTCGGACCTGCTCCCGGCAACTATATGAGCGGAGTCAAGGACGGTCGTCCTTACATCGCCATTGCGGCTGTCGACCTCGGTAACGTCGTCCTCTTGCCCCAGCCTATGGCAGGCATCGGAGGAGACTCGTTCGCCATCGTCCACGGTGCCAAGTCTGCACCTCCCCATCCCTATGTAGCCGCTTATTTGTGGGCCAAAGAAGCGTTCCATGCCGATGCGATGGTACACTTCGGCACACACGGTAGCTTGGAGTTTACTCCACAGAAGCAGGTCGCTCTCGGAGATTCGGACTGGCCGGATGCCCTTGTCGGCACCACACCGCACTTCTACTACTACACGATCGCGAATGTGGGAGAGTCGATGATGGCGAAGCGACGTTCGTACGCTACGACGATCAGTTACCTCAACCCTCCGTTTGAAGAGAGCCGTATGAGAGCATCGTTCGACAAGCTTCGTCGGGACATGATCTCCTACGAAAAGGCCGACAGAGACGACATCAAGCTCAAATTTGCCCTCGATGTCAAGCGCGAAGCCGTACGCATGGGCATCCACAGAGAGCTCAGACTGGACAGTGTGCTCACCAAGCCTTACACCGATGAGGAGATGTTGAAGTTGGACAACTTCGCCGAAGAGATCGCCAACGAGAAGATCAGCACCATCCTCTATGTCACAGGCATACCTTATACAGCAGATAAGATCAACTCCTCTGTACTTGCCATGAGCAGTGACCCCATTGGGTACAGCAAGGCGGCACTCGACCGCATGACGGGCAAGCTCACCGAAGACAACTTCCGCAAGCAGGCCTACATGACCGAGCATTACCTCGCTCCGGCAAAGAGACTCGTGAGCGAAGTCCTCAACGGCAAAAAGATCGACTCAGCCTTCGTCTGCTCTTACGCAGGCATCACTATGGAGCAGTTCCGCGAAGCCGTGGAGATCACCACCCCAAAACTCACCGGCATGGCAGCAATGATGGAGGCCATGCAGGGTCGTATGAATATGGAACTTGCCAAGGATGGTTCGGCTACCATGGGCAAGGGCAAGAAGAAGGGGGGACACCCATCTTGGATCCCTAAGTTCGGCAAGAAGCCGGATCATGTAGGCAAAGAGAAAGAGAACAAGGGCGGACACCCTGCCAATATGCCCAAGGATGGAAACAAAGCCATGGCCGGTGGTCATCCGGGCGGCATGCCGACAGACTCTGCAAAGGCCATGGGTATGGGAGGTCATCCCGGTGCCCCAAAAAATGACATCACACCCGAAAAGAAAGCCAAGGCGGATGCCATCGTAGAGCTCGCACGTACTCTCTTCAACATCAACCGCTATCAGGTCGGCTTGCAACAGAGCCCGTACCTCGAACTCTCGGGTCTCATCAGAGGACTTGACGGAGGTTACATCGAACCCACTTCCGGTGGAGATGCCGTAGCCAACCCATCGACAGTACCTACCGGTCGCAACCTATACAGCATCAATGCCGAAGTAACACCTACAGAATTGGCTTGGGAGAAGGGTAAGAAGCTCGTCGAAAGCACCCTCGAAACGTATGTCAAGAAGCACGGTGACTATCCCAAGAAGGTGAGCTATACCTTCTGGAGCAGTGAGTTCATCGAGACCGGAGGAGCCACCATTGCCCAAGTGCTGTACATGCTCGGTGTCGAACCCGTCAGAGACGTCATGGGTCGTGTGAGCGATGTGCGTCTCATACCATCCGAAGAGCTTGGTCGTCCACGCATCGATGTCTTGGTACAGACTTCGGGACAGTTCAGAGACCTTGCTGCCTCTCGCCTCAACCTCATCTCGAAAGCGGTCTCTCTTGCGGCTGCCGCAGGAGCCGAGGAAAAGCATACCAACTTCGTCCATGATGGTAACGTGAACATCGAAAAACGCCTTGTCGAAGAGGGCATGTCCCCCAAGGATGCTCGCGAATGGGCAAGCGTCCGTGTCTTTGGGGGTGTCAACGGCATGTATGGCACAGGCATCCAGGAGATGATGAAAGCAGGGGACAAGTGGGACGACCGTGCGGACATCGCAGAGGTCTATCTCAACAATATGGGTGCGGCTTATGCGTCGACAGACAATTGGGGAGCCTTTGCCAAGGGACTCTTCCGTGCGGCTGTCGAAAATACGGATGTCATCATCCAGCCTCGCCAGAGCAACAACTGGGGTGCACTCAGTCTCGACCACGTGTTTGAGTTCATGGGCGGGCTCAACCTCACCATCGCTCAGGTCACAGGCAAAGAGCCCGAGGCTCTCTTCGCAGACTATCGCAACCGCAACAATGTCAAGATGCAGGATCTCAAGGAGGCCATCGGCATCGAGAGCCGCAGCACGATACTCAATCCTTATTTCGTGAAAGAGGCGACCAAGGGAGGCAACTCCAAGGCCGGTGGCATAGCAGAGATCATCGAAAACACGTATGGCTGGGAAGTCTCCAAGCCCGAGGTCATCGATGACGAGCTCTGGGACAACATCCACGATATGTGGATCGAAGACACACAGAACCTCGGCACCAAGGAATTCTTCGAGAAGATGAACCCCGCGGCATTGGAGCAAATCACTTCGGTGATGCTCGAGACCGTACGCAAAGGGATGTGGAACGCTTCGCCCGAACGTGTCCAAAAGCTCGTCGAGGTGCACAATAAGGTCGTCCAAGAGCATGGTTCTTCGGGCGCAAGCTTTGCGACATCGAACGAAAAACTGCGTGACTTTATCACTCAGAAGCTCGACCCTCAGCAGGCTCAAAAGTACACTCAACAGATGGATGCTTCGCTCAAGAGAAGCGACGTCAAGAGCGACGACAAGAGCATCGTCCTCAAAGAAGACAAGTCTGCTTCGCAGCAATCCCAACAGATGCTCAAGACCGAGGATGATACCTCAAAGGCTTGGTACATCGGCATCGGTGTCGTCATCCTTGTACTCCTTGTACTCGGCATATTAGGTCTACGCAAACGCAACAAACGACTCGATGACTGA
- a CDS encoding TonB-dependent receptor produces MRSGYCLSLLVVLFSLVCTTPSFASVKEGEGDIKGRVVRQTNHQPISDAKVEIIEGNKSLANTQTDKQGGFVLEIPKLRGIRRHFIIRISHVGYETYIKRVDQEVKALELEEIVLKESTQNLEEVVVTSTRTLRHHKDVPVPTQIITRAQIDRIAPTTMKDILLYSIPGIEFSQHGGITHITMQGYNADYIAFLIDGEEVAGLKSGSIDLSRLSPDNIERIEVIKGAGSALYGSSAIAGVINIITRQYNKPFSAGASVGYSQTGGWTSHLQTGVKTKIINNSLTGSFDREGGYTLETKNKSVSLDVPRNDIFRIGNRLKVTPSDQIAFGWDVNFSRRKQFRNEFHNDIYDYLTNTLRASWQLSPTYRISAHYNGDYSSRIRDYFKAEEKEMQHKNFVQTLRLHHDVHFGKGNDLNFGIEGHMESMLSSQINEGKNKKSIKYGVLFVQHLRKIGSTLDLLYGARADYHSNYGLHLSPKATLSYKMGGWILRGGYSRAFKSPSVMDLYFNWSHQGLFDIIGNPDLKPETANQFLTNLEWSNAQLSFAAGVTHTLFKDRIVMQQSKKGDQHHVNIDGTSRMTVADAHASWRICNGFTLSGSYTFSHAPAYKEINGSQVDLNTIRPHNLLAKFDAYKAWDDKWSTSLALIGQYLSTIKVNTVSKEEGTDKLKVESQVYDGYPMFRTTASVSYDRRITLSLSVDNLLGYKANNLGYQNASLTPGRIFYGKLSFQL; encoded by the coding sequence ATGAGATCAGGATACTGCCTTTCATTGTTGGTAGTGTTATTCTCACTCGTATGCACCACACCTTCTTTCGCTTCGGTGAAGGAAGGTGAAGGTGATATCAAGGGGCGAGTGGTCAGACAAACCAATCACCAACCCATATCCGATGCCAAAGTAGAGATCATCGAGGGTAACAAGTCCCTTGCTAACACCCAAACGGACAAACAGGGAGGATTCGTGCTCGAAATACCCAAACTGCGAGGGATCAGACGTCACTTCATCATACGTATCTCTCATGTCGGATATGAGACATACATCAAGAGGGTAGACCAAGAGGTCAAAGCCTTGGAGCTCGAAGAGATTGTACTCAAAGAGAGTACCCAAAATCTCGAAGAGGTGGTGGTGACATCTACCCGTACCCTGCGTCATCACAAGGATGTGCCCGTACCGACACAGATCATCACAAGGGCACAGATCGACAGGATCGCTCCGACGACGATGAAGGACATCTTGCTGTATTCGATCCCGGGGATTGAGTTCAGTCAGCATGGTGGGATCACACATATCACCATGCAGGGGTACAATGCAGATTACATTGCGTTCCTGATCGATGGCGAAGAGGTGGCCGGGCTGAAAAGTGGCAGTATAGACTTGTCTCGCCTGAGTCCGGACAATATCGAGCGTATCGAAGTCATCAAAGGTGCGGGCTCTGCCCTTTACGGATCGAGTGCGATAGCAGGTGTCATCAACATCATCACCCGTCAGTACAACAAACCCTTTTCGGCAGGAGCTTCGGTCGGCTACAGTCAGACCGGCGGATGGACCAGTCACCTCCAAACGGGTGTAAAGACGAAGATCATCAACAACTCGCTCACAGGCTCTTTCGACCGAGAGGGAGGATATACGTTGGAGACAAAGAATAAATCCGTGTCTCTTGATGTGCCTCGCAATGACATATTCAGGATAGGCAACAGATTGAAAGTCACTCCGAGCGATCAGATAGCATTTGGGTGGGATGTCAATTTTTCTCGTCGCAAGCAGTTCCGCAACGAATTTCACAACGACATCTATGACTATCTGACCAACACCCTGCGTGCTTCGTGGCAACTGAGCCCGACCTACCGTATCTCTGCGCACTACAACGGCGACTACTCATCGAGAATACGAGACTACTTCAAAGCTGAGGAGAAGGAGATGCAGCACAAAAACTTCGTACAGACCCTCCGACTACATCATGACGTACACTTCGGCAAAGGGAATGATCTCAACTTCGGCATCGAGGGGCACATGGAATCGATGCTATCGTCTCAGATCAACGAGGGGAAAAACAAGAAGAGCATCAAGTATGGTGTCCTCTTTGTCCAGCACCTCCGGAAGATAGGCTCCACCCTTGACCTCCTCTATGGAGCACGAGCAGACTATCACTCGAACTATGGACTTCACCTCTCTCCCAAAGCTACGTTGTCGTACAAGATGGGAGGGTGGATACTACGTGGCGGATATTCGAGGGCGTTCAAGTCCCCATCGGTGATGGATCTTTACTTCAACTGGAGTCATCAGGGGTTGTTTGACATCATCGGCAACCCCGATCTCAAGCCGGAGACGGCAAATCAGTTCTTAACAAACCTTGAGTGGAGCAATGCCCAATTGTCATTCGCAGCAGGTGTGACCCATACCCTGTTCAAGGATCGCATCGTGATGCAACAGAGCAAGAAGGGTGATCAGCACCACGTCAACATCGATGGTACAAGTCGCATGACCGTTGCCGATGCTCATGCTTCATGGCGCATCTGCAATGGTTTTACCTTGTCGGGCTCTTACACCTTTTCTCATGCTCCGGCATATAAAGAGATCAATGGAAGTCAGGTCGATCTGAACACCATCCGTCCTCACAACCTCCTTGCCAAGTTCGATGCCTATAAGGCTTGGGACGATAAGTGGAGTACTTCGTTGGCACTCATCGGTCAATACTTGTCGACGATAAAAGTGAACACGGTCTCGAAAGAAGAAGGGACAGATAAGCTCAAAGTTGAGTCTCAGGTTTATGACGGTTACCCGATGTTCCGGACGACGGCAAGTGTGAGCTATGATCGTCGCATCACACTATCATTGAGCGTGGACAACCTTCTCGGCTACAAGGCAAATAATCTCGGTTATCAAAACGCCTCGCTCACTCCGGGCAGAATATTCTACGGAAAGCTATCTTTCCAACTATGA